The proteins below are encoded in one region of Cyclopterus lumpus isolate fCycLum1 chromosome 8, fCycLum1.pri, whole genome shotgun sequence:
- the tmem98 gene encoding transmembrane protein 98 — protein METVVIVAIGVLATIFLASFVALVVVCRHRYCHPHHLLYPFDSKPTVDLIGAMETQSEQSELELDDVVITNPHIEAILENEDWIEDASGLVSHCISILKICHTLTEKLVAMTMGSGAKVKAPASLSDIISVAKRISPRVDDVVRSMYPPLDPILLDARATALLLSVSHLVLVTRNACHMSGSMDWIDQSLNAAEDHMVVLREAALASEPYRSLLGADVQREQAI, from the exons ATGGAGACAGTGGTGATCGTTGCCATTGGGGTGTTGGCCACCATTTTTCTGGCCTCTTTCGTCGCCCTGGTGGTGGTGTGCAGACACCGCTACTGCCATCCTCACCACCTGCTGTACCCCTTCGACTCCAA ACCCACAGTGGATCTGATTGGAGCCATGGAGACCCAGAGTGAGCAGtcggagctggagctggacgATGTGGTCATCACCAACCCTCACATTGAGGCCATCTTGGAGAACGAGGACTGGATCGAGGACGCCTC TGGATTGGTCTCTCACTGCATCTCGATCCTGAAG ATCTGCCACACTTTGACTGAAAAGCTAGTTGCCATGACAATGGGTTCAGGGGCAAAGGTCAAAGCACCGGCCAGCCttagtgacatcatcagtgtgGCCAAACGCATCAGCCCTCG GGTGGACGACGTGGTCCGGTCCATGTACCCTCCTCTGGATCCAATCCTCCTGGATGCCAG GGCCACCGCTCTCCTTCTCTCAGTCAGCCACCTGGTGCTGGTCACCCGCAACGCCTGTCACATGTCTGGCAGTATGGACTGGATCGACCAGTCGCTCAACGCGGCCGAAGATCACATGGTGGTTTTGCGCGAGGCAGCGCTGGCCTCCGAACCGTATCGAAGCCTACTTGGAGCTGACGTACAGAGAGAACAGGCCATCTAG